From the genome of Streptomyces sp. NBC_00659, one region includes:
- a CDS encoding decaprenyl-phosphate phosphoribosyltransferase — protein MAERTALLERAPALAPPPRSLTGLLRGLVRTARPRQWVKNVLVVAAPAAAGRLFSLHALSQLALVFLLFTACAAAVYLINDARDAVADRAHPVKRHRPVAAGQVPVPAAYAVGGVLGVLAPATAAWFCSPAVCALLTAYIGMQLAYCVSLKHVLVVDLVVVTTGFLMRAMIGGLALGIPLSRWFLITTGFGALFMVSAKRYSEAVQMAGTAGATRALLTEYTTGYLRFVWQLAAGVSVLGYCLWALEEGGVPSTGLLPWRQLSVVAFILAVLRYAVFADRGTAGEPEDVVLSDRPLALIGLVWLAMYGLAVANW, from the coding sequence ATGGCTGAGCGTACGGCGCTTCTGGAGCGCGCCCCGGCCCTCGCCCCGCCGCCGCGGAGCCTGACCGGGCTGCTGCGGGGGCTCGTCAGGACCGCGCGTCCCCGCCAGTGGGTGAAGAACGTGCTCGTCGTGGCCGCCCCGGCCGCCGCCGGCCGGCTCTTCTCGCTGCACGCCCTCAGCCAACTCGCGCTGGTCTTCCTCCTGTTCACGGCCTGTGCCGCCGCCGTGTATCTGATCAACGACGCCCGGGACGCCGTCGCCGACCGCGCCCACCCGGTGAAGCGCCACCGCCCGGTCGCCGCGGGCCAGGTCCCCGTCCCGGCCGCGTACGCCGTCGGCGGCGTCCTCGGGGTCCTCGCGCCCGCGACCGCCGCCTGGTTCTGCTCGCCGGCCGTCTGCGCGCTGCTGACCGCGTACATCGGCATGCAGCTCGCGTACTGCGTGAGCCTGAAGCACGTGCTCGTCGTCGACCTCGTCGTCGTCACGACCGGGTTCCTGATGCGGGCCATGATCGGCGGCCTGGCCCTCGGCATCCCGCTCTCGCGCTGGTTCCTGATCACCACCGGCTTCGGGGCGCTGTTCATGGTCTCGGCGAAGCGCTACTCCGAGGCCGTGCAGATGGCGGGCACGGCGGGCGCCACGCGCGCGCTGCTCACCGAGTACACGACCGGCTACCTGCGGTTCGTGTGGCAGCTCGCCGCCGGGGTCTCCGTCCTCGGCTACTGCCTGTGGGCCCTGGAGGAGGGCGGAGTGCCGAGCACCGGTCTGCTGCCGTGGCGTCAGCTGTCCGTGGTCGCCTTCATCCTGGCCGTCCTGCGCTACGCGGTCTTCGCCGACCGGGGCACGGCGGGCGAGCCGGAGGACGTGGTCCTGAGCGACCGTCCGCTCGCCCTCATCGGCCTGGTCTGGCTGGCCATGTACGGACTCGCCGTGGCGAACTGGTGA
- a CDS encoding GtrA family protein encodes MRELFGFAAVGVLAYAADLGLFVWLRGPAGLDPLTAKSLSFVAGCSVAYAGNALGTYRHTAVRGPRPCLIFLAVNIAGALVQLLSIAVSHYGLGFTSPRADTVSGAGVGMALATVLRFWGTRSLVFRGEGRVGSWTG; translated from the coding sequence CTGCGCGAGCTTTTCGGGTTCGCCGCGGTCGGCGTCCTCGCCTACGCCGCCGACCTCGGCCTCTTCGTCTGGCTCCGCGGCCCGGCGGGTCTGGACCCCCTGACGGCCAAGTCGCTGTCCTTCGTCGCGGGCTGCTCGGTGGCGTACGCCGGGAACGCGCTCGGCACCTACCGGCACACGGCGGTCCGGGGCCCGCGCCCCTGCCTGATCTTCCTCGCGGTGAACATCGCGGGCGCGCTGGTGCAGTTGCTGTCCATCGCCGTCAGTCACTACGGGCTCGGGTTCACCTCACCGCGCGCGGACACCGTCTCGGGCGCGGGAGTCGGGATGGCGCTCGCCACTGTCCTGCGATTCTGGGGTACCCGGTCACTGGTTTTCCGAGGCGAGGGCAGAGTCGGATCATGGACTGGCTGA
- a CDS encoding YihY/virulence factor BrkB family protein: protein MDWLKKIPGVGPWVVRLMATHAWRSYERLDRVKWTRLAAAMTFISFVALFPLLTVAAAIGAATLSTQQQKDLQDKLAEQVPGISDQLDINGLVQNAGTIGLVAGALLLVTGIGWVGSMRECLRAVWELPDSEENPFLRKLKDGGVLVGLGGAVLLTIAVSTLASTAMGWSARHLGVDENGWGSTLLQGSAFAVAVLADFLVLLYVLTLLPGVEPPRRRLIVAALIGAVGFELLKLLLSGYMRGVASKSMYGAFGVPIALLLWINFTSKLLLYSSAWTATPSEERDREAADDDAPAGPDGVAGSPAGRPVPGEPAGPRDRRDPEAPKSAEEAPETRAVSGGGASGPAAASGG from the coding sequence ATGGACTGGCTGAAAAAGATTCCCGGCGTGGGGCCTTGGGTCGTACGCCTGATGGCCACGCACGCGTGGCGGTCGTACGAGCGACTGGACCGCGTCAAGTGGACGCGGCTCGCCGCGGCGATGACCTTCATCAGCTTCGTGGCGCTGTTCCCGCTGCTGACGGTGGCCGCGGCGATCGGGGCCGCCACGCTGAGCACACAGCAGCAGAAGGACCTCCAGGACAAGCTCGCCGAGCAGGTGCCGGGCATCTCCGACCAGCTCGACATCAACGGCCTCGTCCAGAACGCCGGCACCATCGGGCTCGTCGCGGGCGCCCTGCTGCTGGTCACCGGCATCGGCTGGGTCGGCTCGATGCGGGAGTGCCTGCGCGCGGTCTGGGAGCTTCCCGACAGCGAGGAGAACCCCTTCCTGCGCAAGCTCAAGGACGGCGGAGTCCTCGTCGGCCTCGGCGGCGCCGTGCTCCTCACCATCGCGGTCTCCACCCTCGCGTCCACGGCGATGGGCTGGTCGGCGCGGCACCTGGGCGTCGACGAGAACGGCTGGGGGAGCACCCTCCTCCAAGGCAGCGCCTTCGCGGTGGCCGTGCTCGCCGACTTCCTCGTCCTGCTGTACGTCCTCACGCTGTTGCCCGGTGTCGAGCCGCCGCGCCGCCGGCTGATCGTCGCCGCGCTGATCGGCGCCGTCGGGTTCGAGCTGCTCAAGCTGCTGCTCAGCGGCTACATGCGAGGGGTAGCGTCCAAGAGCATGTACGGCGCCTTCGGGGTGCCGATCGCGCTGCTCCTGTGGATCAACTTCACCTCGAAACTGCTCCTGTACTCCTCCGCCTGGACGGCGACACCGAGCGAGGAGCGGGACCGGGAAGCGGCGGACGACGACGCACCGGCGGGCCCGGACGGGGTGGCCGGTAGTCCCGCGGGCCGGCCGGTCCCGGGGGAACCGGCCGGACCGCGGGACCGGAGGGACCCCGAGGCTCCGAAGAGCGCGGAGGAGGCCCCCGAGACCCGCGCGGTCAGCGGCGGCGGCGCATCAGGTCCGGCAGCGGCCAGCGGCGGTTGA
- a CDS encoding D-alanyl-D-alanine carboxypeptidase family protein yields MPASKKTIQRSFLITSATLLTLSFTTPVFAVTTDASPTASPSASPSASPSATPSATPPANMSSLGGERLGRPGNQVNLGGGAPVLPADITARSWIVADAESGDVLAAHNAHWRLPPASTLKMLFADTVLPKFPRTTSYKVAPSDLAGIGAGSSVVGIKENETYTVHDLWLGVFLKSGNDAVHVLSSMNGGVRETVKDMQAHADDLQALDTNVVSPDGYDAGGQVSSAYDLTLFARSGLQKKDFREYCSTVRATFPGTTAGNKKGTSARASSEIRNTNRLLSGDSDITPYQGIAGVKNGNTTNAGATFTGVAERGGKVLLVTVMNPEKKEHNEVYKEAAQLLDWGFQSVGKVEPVGELVAPKGVDTTAQPGANASGGASPGTGSAHASTKPVAASTAAKGGSTGIGVALGLTGGFVALLAAGVFLVNRRWPLPDLMRRRR; encoded by the coding sequence GTGCCCGCCTCGAAAAAGACCATTCAGCGATCCTTTTTGATCACTTCCGCCACGCTGTTGACCCTTTCCTTCACTACGCCCGTGTTCGCCGTCACCACCGACGCAAGCCCCACGGCGAGCCCCTCGGCGTCCCCCTCGGCGTCCCCCTCGGCCACGCCCTCGGCCACACCCCCGGCGAACATGTCGAGCCTGGGCGGCGAGCGGCTCGGCCGGCCCGGCAACCAGGTGAACCTCGGCGGCGGCGCTCCCGTCCTGCCCGCGGACATCACCGCGCGTTCCTGGATCGTCGCCGACGCCGAGTCCGGCGACGTCCTGGCCGCGCACAACGCGCACTGGCGGCTGCCCCCGGCGAGCACCCTGAAGATGCTGTTCGCCGACACGGTGCTGCCCAAGTTCCCGCGGACCACCTCGTACAAGGTGGCCCCCTCCGACCTGGCGGGCATCGGAGCGGGCTCCAGCGTGGTGGGCATAAAGGAGAACGAGACGTACACCGTCCACGACCTGTGGCTCGGTGTCTTCCTGAAGTCCGGCAACGACGCCGTGCACGTGCTGTCCTCGATGAACGGCGGCGTCCGCGAGACGGTCAAGGACATGCAGGCGCACGCGGACGACCTCCAGGCCCTCGACACGAACGTGGTGAGCCCGGACGGTTACGACGCCGGGGGCCAGGTGTCGTCGGCCTACGACCTGACGCTGTTCGCCCGTTCGGGGCTTCAGAAGAAGGATTTCCGGGAGTACTGCTCGACGGTGCGGGCCACCTTCCCCGGCACGACGGCCGGGAACAAGAAGGGCACGTCCGCCCGCGCGTCCTCCGAGATCCGCAACACCAACCGGCTGCTGTCCGGTGACAGCGACATCACCCCGTACCAGGGCATCGCGGGGGTGAAGAACGGCAACACCACCAACGCGGGCGCCACCTTCACGGGCGTCGCCGAGCGCGGCGGCAAGGTGCTGCTCGTCACGGTCATGAACCCGGAGAAGAAGGAGCACAACGAGGTCTACAAGGAGGCCGCGCAGCTCCTCGACTGGGGATTCCAGTCCGTGGGCAAGGTCGAGCCGGTGGGCGAGCTGGTCGCGCCCAAGGGCGTCGACACCACCGCTCAGCCGGGCGCCAACGCGTCGGGCGGGGCGAGCCCGGGCACGGGCTCCGCACATGCCTCCACGAAGCCGGTGGCGGCCTCCACCGCGGCGAAGGGCGGTTCGACCGGCATCGGCGTCGCGCTCGGCCTGACGGGCGGCTTCGTCGCCCTGCTCGCGGCGGGCGTCTTCCTGGTCAACCGCCGCTGGCCGCTGCCGGACCTGATGCGCCGCCGCCGCTGA
- a CDS encoding SCO4848 family membrane protein, whose protein sequence is MKLSRPVSWFLLAFGVWSWVIWVTFAKNLWEDASGLAFDDAGDPTAYFWVHLTLTVVSFVLGTVVGVIGLRGVRALRQTS, encoded by the coding sequence ATGAAGCTCAGCCGCCCCGTGTCCTGGTTCCTGCTCGCCTTCGGGGTGTGGAGTTGGGTCATTTGGGTCACTTTCGCTAAGAATCTCTGGGAAGACGCCAGTGGGCTCGCGTTCGACGACGCGGGTGATCCGACGGCGTACTTCTGGGTGCACCTGACGCTCACCGTCGTGTCGTTTGTCCTTGGGACGGTCGTCGGGGTCATCGGGTTGCGCGGCGTACGCGCTTTGCGCCAGACGTCATAA
- a CDS encoding metallophosphoesterase, giving the protein MVILFVLVGLIVLAVLGGLHWYAWRRLVRDTTSGPGPVRRLGTALFVAGPLLMVGAIVSERAGAPFPLQQTLSWPGFLWMPLGLYLVLALLAGEFVRPVLRRALERRAARRAESGGAASPAAAEPVASTEPAESVASKTRTESTGPAEPAESVGSTEPAGSTGPAEPAASVGPVEPAGSVGPAEPADSAGPVEPAGSVGPAEPADSAGPVEPAGAVRSPSRRLFVSRVVGGTAAAVAVGTVGYGTYGVLRGPRVKRVTVPLAKLPRSAHGFRIAVVSDIHLGPVLGRGFAQRVVDTINSTQPDLIAVVGDLVDGSVKNLGPAAAPLARLRARHGSYFVTGNHEYFSGAEQWIREVRELGIHPLENARTELAGFDLAGVNDLQGESEGQGPDFGKALGDRDTTRACVLLAHQPVQIHDAVRHGVDLQLSGHTHGGQLWPGNLIAAAANPTVAGLERYGDTQLYVSRGAGAWGPPTRVGAPSDITVVELASREA; this is encoded by the coding sequence ATGGTCATCTTGTTCGTGTTGGTGGGTCTGATCGTGCTGGCCGTGCTCGGCGGGCTGCACTGGTACGCCTGGCGCCGGCTGGTGCGGGACACCACGAGCGGCCCCGGACCGGTCCGCCGGCTGGGCACGGCCCTCTTCGTCGCCGGGCCGCTGCTGATGGTCGGTGCCATCGTGAGCGAGCGGGCGGGCGCTCCCTTCCCGCTCCAGCAGACACTGTCCTGGCCCGGCTTCCTGTGGATGCCGCTGGGCCTCTACCTCGTACTGGCGCTGCTGGCCGGGGAGTTCGTACGGCCGGTCCTGCGACGGGCCCTGGAGCGCCGGGCCGCCCGACGCGCGGAGAGCGGCGGGGCCGCGTCCCCCGCCGCGGCCGAGCCCGTGGCGTCGACGGAGCCGGCCGAATCGGTGGCGTCGAAGACACGGACCGAATCGACGGGGCCCGCGGAACCGGCTGAATCGGTGGGATCCACGGAACCGGCCGGATCGACGGGGCCCGCGGAACCGGCGGCATCAGTAGGACCCGTGGAACCGGCTGGATCAGTAGGACCCGCGGAACCGGCTGATTCAGCGGGACCCGTGGAACCGGCTGGATCAGTAGGACCCGCGGAACCGGCTGATTCAGCGGGACCCGTGGAACCGGCGGGAGCCGTCCGGTCGCCGTCGCGGCGCCTGTTCGTCTCGCGGGTCGTGGGCGGCACGGCCGCGGCCGTCGCCGTGGGGACCGTGGGGTACGGGACCTACGGCGTGCTGCGCGGGCCCAGGGTGAAGCGGGTCACCGTACCGCTCGCCAAACTGCCCCGGTCCGCCCACGGATTCCGGATCGCCGTCGTGAGCGACATCCACCTCGGACCGGTGCTCGGACGCGGATTCGCCCAGCGGGTCGTCGACACGATCAACTCCACCCAGCCCGATCTGATCGCCGTCGTCGGTGACCTGGTCGACGGCAGCGTGAAGAACCTCGGCCCCGCCGCCGCACCCCTCGCCCGGCTGCGCGCCCGGCACGGCTCCTACTTCGTCACCGGGAACCACGAGTACTTCTCCGGAGCCGAGCAGTGGATCCGGGAGGTGCGGGAGCTGGGGATCCATCCCCTGGAGAACGCGCGGACCGAACTGGCCGGATTCGACCTCGCCGGCGTGAACGATCTCCAGGGCGAGAGCGAGGGGCAGGGACCCGACTTCGGCAAGGCGCTCGGAGACCGCGACACGACCCGAGCCTGTGTGCTGCTCGCACATCAGCCGGTGCAGATCCATGATGCGGTGCGCCACGGGGTCGACCTCCAGTTGTCCGGACACACCCACGGCGGACAGCTGTGGCCGGGCAACCTCATCGCGGCCGCCGCCAATCCGACGGTCGCCGGCCTGGAGCGCTACGGCGACACGCAGCTCTACGTCTCCCGGGGCGCGGGAGCCTGGGGGCCGCCGACCCGTGTCGGCGCGCCCTCCGACATCACGGTCGTCGAGCTGGCCTCGCGCGAAGCCTGA
- a CDS encoding ABC transporter substrate-binding protein: MRSVRLWIPAALLVVAGAGVAGWQLMPAKGNDNRTITVGTTDAVTSLDPAGAYDAGSWALFSNVFQSLLTFEPGGAKPVPDAAKSCAFTDTRLRTYRCTLRDDLTFPSGRTMTAADVKFSFDRVKRINEEVGPASLLSNLAGVDASGRTVTFHLSSPDATFPFKLATGAGSIVDSTRYPRRSLRTGTGADGTGPYVLKAYTQGAKAVLAPNPAYKGGVDDLGKPVVLRYYANSGALQVAWKAKELDVVARQLPPAVLAALSPSDPAQRVMEADSAETRNLVLDVREGSPLHDRRVRQALASLVDRETLVDRTYRGTTDPLYGLIPAGITGHATSFFDSYPKPDPKKARALLTEAGVSLPVRFTYGFAEGRGAAGEEAAELKRQLEADGLFKVTTEGFEWTEFQKKYAEGGFDAWAVGWVADYPDADTFGAPLVGTGNSMKNGYTDKDVDRLIKETQQDADRSRTADAFRRLQAQVAQDVPLIPLWQRRDYVISTEDVSGGEYLSDGTGVFRLWQLSWL, from the coding sequence ATGCGATCGGTTCGCTTATGGATACCGGCGGCGCTGCTCGTTGTGGCGGGCGCCGGTGTGGCCGGCTGGCAGCTCATGCCGGCGAAGGGGAACGACAACCGCACCATCACGGTGGGCACCACGGACGCCGTCACCTCACTCGACCCGGCCGGCGCCTACGACGCCGGGTCCTGGGCCCTGTTCAGCAATGTCTTCCAGTCGCTGCTCACCTTCGAGCCCGGCGGCGCCAAGCCGGTCCCGGACGCCGCCAAGAGCTGCGCGTTCACCGACACGAGGCTGCGCACCTATCGCTGCACCCTCCGTGACGACCTCACGTTCCCGAGCGGGCGCACGATGACCGCGGCGGACGTGAAGTTCTCCTTCGACCGCGTCAAGCGCATCAACGAGGAGGTCGGGCCCGCCTCTCTCCTCTCCAACCTGGCCGGCGTGGACGCGAGCGGCCGGACCGTCACCTTCCATCTGTCCTCGCCCGACGCGACCTTCCCGTTCAAGCTGGCCACCGGCGCCGGTTCGATCGTCGACAGCACCCGCTATCCCCGGCGCAGCCTGCGCACCGGCACCGGTGCCGACGGAACGGGGCCCTACGTCCTGAAGGCGTACACGCAGGGCGCGAAGGCCGTCCTCGCCCCCAACCCCGCCTACAAGGGGGGCGTCGACGACCTCGGCAAGCCCGTCGTGCTGCGCTACTACGCCAACTCGGGGGCGCTCCAGGTGGCCTGGAAGGCGAAGGAGCTCGACGTCGTGGCCCGTCAGCTCCCGCCCGCCGTGCTCGCCGCGCTCTCGCCGAGCGACCCCGCGCAACGCGTCATGGAGGCCGACAGCGCCGAGACCCGCAACCTCGTCCTCGACGTGCGCGAAGGGTCGCCGCTGCACGACCGGCGGGTCCGCCAGGCCCTCGCCTCGCTGGTCGACCGCGAGACGCTGGTCGACCGGACGTACCGGGGGACCACCGACCCGCTGTACGGGCTGATCCCCGCGGGGATCACGGGGCACGCGACCTCGTTCTTCGACAGCTATCCGAAGCCCGATCCCAAGAAGGCGCGGGCCCTGCTGACCGAGGCCGGGGTCTCGTTGCCCGTGCGCTTCACCTACGGGTTCGCCGAGGGGCGGGGTGCCGCGGGCGAGGAGGCGGCCGAGCTCAAGCGGCAGCTGGAGGCGGACGGGCTCTTCAAGGTGACGACCGAGGGGTTCGAGTGGACCGAGTTCCAGAAGAAGTACGCGGAGGGCGGGTTCGACGCCTGGGCGGTCGGCTGGGTCGCCGACTATCCCGACGCGGACACCTTCGGCGCGCCGCTGGTCGGTACCGGCAACAGCATGAAGAACGGCTACACCGACAAGGACGTCGACCGTCTGATCAAGGAGACCCAGCAGGACGCCGACCGAAGCCGTACGGCGGACGCGTTCCGGCGGCTCCAGGCGCAGGTCGCCCAGGACGTCCCGCTGATCCCGCTGTGGCAGCGCAGGGACTACGTCATCAGCACCGAGGACGTCAGCGGCGGCGAGTACCTGTCCGACGGGACCGGCGTCTTCCGCCTGTGGCAGCTGAGCTGGCTGTGA
- a CDS encoding sulfatase-like hydrolase/transferase, which translates to MRGRWRGWRDRHPVTARALAWTTTLVAAALVLFALLMPSQAGSFRPAEFLRLPVEAIFGAALLIVLPRRPRIALSVAAGLALGVLTVLNILDIGFNEYLGRGFNVVLDWSLFGDAQAYLQDTFGHGGALGIAALAVALVIAVLVLMTLSVVRLGNLVARNTETATRTTLVLAMAWVTCAALGVQYTGVPIASEHAALVVQDRAARVRNTLRDEAEFARIAKKDNFANTPPDEMLTDLRGKDMIVTFIESYGRSAIEDPVIAPDVDATLTAENKKLTQAGFAAKSGWLTSATYGGSSWLGHSTFLSGLWINNQQRYRTVTAGDHLSLISAFKKTGDYDTVGVMPGIQKGWPEQKFYGIDKLYDAHHLGYKGPKFSWSTMPDQYALTAYERLVHSKKHDKPLMSTIILTSSHQPWAPIPKTVPQDQVGDGSVYDAIQKAGKKPGDIITSSQKSKVEYGKSISYSVTSLIDWLAEHGNKNTVLIFLGDHQPIARVSGDHASRDVPVSIVAKDPKVLDRIADWGWTDGLRPEHDAPVWKMSSFRDRFLTAYGSTPHP; encoded by the coding sequence GTGCGCGGCCGGTGGCGCGGCTGGCGGGACCGGCATCCCGTCACCGCCCGCGCCCTCGCCTGGACGACCACCCTCGTCGCCGCCGCGCTCGTCCTGTTCGCGCTGCTCATGCCGAGCCAGGCGGGCAGTTTCCGTCCGGCGGAATTCCTGCGGCTCCCGGTGGAGGCGATCTTCGGTGCCGCGCTGCTGATCGTCCTGCCCCGCCGGCCGCGGATCGCGCTGTCGGTGGCCGCCGGTCTGGCCCTGGGCGTGCTGACCGTCCTGAACATCCTCGACATCGGCTTCAACGAATACCTCGGACGCGGCTTCAACGTCGTCCTCGACTGGTCGCTGTTCGGCGACGCGCAGGCCTACCTCCAGGACACGTTCGGTCACGGCGGCGCGCTCGGCATCGCGGCGCTGGCCGTGGCCCTCGTGATCGCCGTCCTGGTGCTCATGACGCTGTCGGTCGTCCGGCTGGGCAACCTGGTGGCCAGGAACACCGAGACGGCGACCCGCACGACCCTGGTCCTGGCCATGGCCTGGGTCACCTGCGCGGCGCTCGGCGTGCAGTACACCGGGGTGCCCATCGCCTCCGAGCACGCGGCGCTGGTCGTCCAGGACCGGGCGGCGCGGGTGCGGAACACCCTGCGGGACGAAGCCGAGTTCGCCAGGATCGCCAAGAAGGACAACTTCGCGAACACGCCGCCCGACGAGATGCTCACCGATCTGCGCGGCAAGGACATGATCGTCACGTTCATCGAGAGCTACGGCCGCAGCGCCATCGAGGACCCGGTCATCGCACCGGACGTCGACGCGACACTGACCGCGGAGAACAAGAAGCTGACCCAGGCCGGTTTCGCGGCGAAGAGCGGCTGGCTCACCTCGGCGACGTACGGCGGCAGCAGCTGGCTCGGCCACTCGACGTTCCTGTCGGGTCTGTGGATCAACAACCAGCAGCGCTACCGCACCGTGACCGCCGGCGACCACCTCAGCCTGATCAGCGCCTTCAAGAAGACCGGCGACTACGACACCGTGGGCGTCATGCCGGGCATCCAGAAGGGCTGGCCCGAGCAGAAGTTCTACGGCATCGACAAGCTCTACGACGCCCACCACCTCGGCTACAAGGGGCCGAAGTTCAGCTGGTCGACCATGCCCGACCAGTACGCCCTGACCGCGTACGAGCGCCTGGTGCACAGCAAGAAGCACGACAAGCCGCTGATGTCGACGATCATCCTGACCTCCAGCCACCAGCCCTGGGCGCCCATCCCCAAGACGGTCCCCCAGGACCAGGTCGGCGACGGCTCGGTCTACGACGCCATCCAGAAGGCCGGCAAGAAGCCCGGCGACATCATCACCAGCTCGCAGAAGTCGAAGGTGGAGTACGGCAAGTCGATCTCGTACTCGGTGACGAGCCTGATCGACTGGCTGGCGGAGCACGGCAACAAGAACACCGTGCTGATCTTCCTCGGGGACCATCAGCCGATCGCCCGGGTCAGCGGCGACCATGCCAGCCGCGACGTGCCCGTCTCGATCGTCGCGAAGGACCCGAAGGTGCTCGACAGGATCGCCGACTGGGGCTGGACGGACGGCCTCCGGCCCGAGCACGACGCCCCGGTGTGGAAGATGAGCTCGTTCCGCGACCGCTTCCTGACGGCGTACGGATCCACTCCGCACCCGTGA
- a CDS encoding sensor histidine kinase, with protein MNLPARPGCRPHRHRHGIHSLRGQLTIANVGLLALGIVVATAVSLMGMRHYLLDQVDAQLLKTRDSLGVSQLTMRQIDSLSALAFVHERIGPAADESSKPESIFAAVDRSGRAVEVAGYEPTDTQRAFAAAVGDPGGLARSADPRDITVHGADYRATAGRLADGTYVLFASSTDGLHKGIAKALKLDLTVGTLLLALLACLTMFSVRRRMLPLEAMVETSSAIAEGDLTRRVPSSHHPTQEVEQLRLALNSMLHQVESAYRTREDSAAQLRRFVGDASHELRTPLAAIRGYLQLYEKGMLTDPAERRRAWDRMNAEADRMGRLVDELLTLARLDQRPELRFKNVDLSRLVRDAAADLRAQQPGRPVTVDADGTLLVRADESGLRQVLGNLVGNVRTHTPGDVPVRLGLERSDGVLRLCVADKGPGLAEEDAARVFDRFFRAGRGAGSGLGMAIVEGVVRAHGGSVTVRTAPGEGLAVTVTLPVR; from the coding sequence GTGAACCTGCCCGCCCGGCCCGGCTGCCGCCCCCACCGCCACCGGCACGGCATCCATTCGCTGCGCGGCCAGCTGACGATCGCGAACGTGGGGCTGCTGGCGCTGGGCATCGTGGTGGCGACCGCCGTGAGCCTGATGGGCATGCGGCACTATCTGCTCGACCAGGTGGACGCCCAGCTGCTCAAGACCCGGGACTCACTGGGCGTCTCGCAGCTCACCATGCGCCAGATCGACTCGCTGAGCGCCCTCGCGTTCGTGCACGAGCGGATCGGACCCGCCGCGGACGAGTCGTCGAAGCCGGAATCGATCTTCGCGGCCGTCGACCGGAGCGGCCGTGCCGTCGAGGTGGCCGGCTACGAACCCACCGACACCCAGCGCGCGTTCGCCGCAGCCGTGGGCGACCCCGGCGGCCTCGCCCGCTCCGCCGACCCGCGTGACATCACCGTGCACGGCGCCGACTACCGGGCGACCGCGGGGCGGCTCGCCGACGGGACCTATGTCCTGTTCGCCAGCTCGACCGACGGACTGCACAAGGGCATCGCCAAGGCGCTCAAGCTCGATCTGACCGTGGGAACCCTGCTGCTGGCGCTCCTCGCGTGTCTGACGATGTTCAGCGTGCGCCGCCGGATGCTGCCGCTGGAGGCCATGGTGGAGACCTCGTCCGCCATCGCCGAGGGCGATCTGACCCGGCGCGTCCCCTCCAGCCATCATCCGACCCAGGAGGTCGAACAGCTCCGGCTCGCGCTCAACTCCATGCTGCACCAGGTCGAGTCGGCCTACCGGACACGCGAGGACAGCGCCGCCCAGCTCCGCCGGTTCGTCGGGGACGCCTCGCACGAGCTGCGCACCCCGCTGGCGGCGATCCGCGGCTACCTCCAGCTCTACGAGAAGGGGATGCTGACCGATCCCGCCGAGCGCAGACGGGCCTGGGACCGGATGAACGCGGAGGCCGACCGCATGGGCCGGCTGGTCGACGAGCTGCTCACCCTGGCCCGCCTCGACCAGCGGCCCGAACTGCGCTTCAAGAACGTCGACCTGAGCCGGCTCGTGCGGGACGCGGCCGCGGATCTGCGCGCCCAGCAGCCCGGCCGACCGGTGACCGTGGACGCCGACGGCACGCTCCTCGTGCGGGCCGACGAGTCGGGGCTGCGGCAGGTGCTGGGCAATCTCGTGGGCAACGTACGCACCCACACGCCCGGCGACGTACCCGTGCGGCTCGGCCTGGAGCGCTCGGACGGCGTGCTGCGGCTGTGTGTCGCGGACAAGGGGCCCGGGCTCGCGGAGGAGGACGCGGCGCGCGTCTTCGACCGCTTCTTCCGGGCCGGCCGCGGTGCGGGCAGCGGGCTCGGCATGGCGATCGTGGAGGGCGTCGTGAGGGCGCACGGGGGGAGCGTCACAGTACGGACGGCTCCCGGCGAGGGTCTCGCGGTGACGGTGACACTGCCGGTGCGCTGA